From the genome of Leptodactylus fuscus isolate aLepFus1 chromosome 1, aLepFus1.hap2, whole genome shotgun sequence, one region includes:
- the LOC142201138 gene encoding hydroxycarboxylic acid receptor 2-like, with amino-acid sequence MNSSCCVFEEPILDVVLPPFLLLEFIFGITGNAVGLWMIFLEAKTWKPNSVYLLSLTLADFVVLFCVLFRADYYIRNKNWIYGDIPCRLLLYIMATARAAGMIFLSLIALTRYCRILHPFHKANNITVKQATCICITLWASMFALHSHVLSRPQFFYLNNVTQCESFTICPLSAISWQDAFYISVSCLSLLTISYCTISIAFHLKNNAIDTNGKVGRAMRFLILIASIFFVCYLPSASTRVAIWVLKTMNYEDCTHFRDSNLTFYVSICLTYFYSVLNPILYYLSSPSSHKLLPLCKENMFRESEAQ; translated from the coding sequence ATGAATAGCAGCTGCTGTGTCTTTGAGGAACCCATCCTGGATGTTGTCCTTCCTCCCTTTCTTCTCTTGGAGTTCATCTTTGGCATAACTGGTAATGCTGTTGGACTGTGGATGATCTTCCTGGAAGCGAAGACCTGGAAACCCAACTCCGTGTATTTGCTGAGCTTGACTTTGGCAGACTTTGTGGTTCTTTTCTGTGTACTATTCCGTGCAGATTATTACATCCGTAATAAGAACTGGATATATGGAGACATTCCTTGCAGACTATTACTCTACATCATGGCTACTGCCAGAGCGGCAGGCATGATTTTCTTATCACTCATTGCACTTACTCGCTATTGTCGAATCCTTCACCCATTCCATAAGGCAAATAATATCACTGTGAAGCAAGccacctgtatctgtattactctgTGGGCATCCATGTTCGCACTGCACTCACACGTACTAAGTCGGCCACAATTTTTCTACTTGAACAATGTAACCCAGTGTGAAAGTTTTACTATATGTCCACTTTCTGCAATTTCCTGGCAGGATGCATTCTATATTTCAGTGTCATGTCTGTCCCTGCTCACTATTTCGTACTGCACAATCTCCATTGCCTTCCACTTAAAGAACAATGCCATCGATACAAATGGAAAGGTAGGCAGAGCAATGAGGTTCCTCATATTAATCGCATCTATATTCTTTGTGTGTTATCTGCCCAGCGCTTCTACCAGAGTTGCCATCTGGGTCTTGAAGACCATGAACTATGAAGACTGTACACACTTTAGAGACTCCAACCTTACATTCTATGTCAGCATTTGCCTCACGTACTTCTACAGTGTCCTCAATcccatattatattatttatcaagtccATCTTCTCATAAACTATTACCATTGTGTAAAGAAAATATGTTCAGGGAAAGCGAAGCCCAGTAA
- the LOC142193229 gene encoding uncharacterized protein LOC142193229, producing the protein MSPEGRKVQFSEWETGKRRLRYLYICPPNSFQLQHGQQAQDNMIPVFLGSDVVSHTGIRTENHSKTHAKFAKKGLAARLNFSTEFKFEKLKLPGRLNTLWFYSIQGLFRVAFELYSREEQLAVIESLQELWKSRLKDEPLNECYNLNICLESNKCVMPECNSAEEPEIHGKLSVPASQKVREIPNVPCCLSEHNYCKTSQEGSNSHLSQDTVGNGLLIQRLSSLLGVCSSSKINLETQLMKTTLALLDVVGQVFSGHNYLDKMVNSVLDLVEAVSHLQDKDNPQKETCNVYDNHFLLEVSSWLGNRFHSENDCISQQVEEFKRKHIDRISDLPPSEELVAALFPNAMKVLLLKWMGLFDEASVSRLQSEYPILLLILEFANHNLITGVSHVLYSSLICK; encoded by the exons ATGTCGCCAGAAGGCAGGAAGGTGCAGTTTAGTGAGTGGGAGACAGGCAAGAGGCGGCTTAGATACCTGTATATATGTCCCCCCAACTCTTTCCAGTTGCAGCATGGACAGCAGGCACAG GACAACATGATCCCAGTTTTCTTGGGTAGTGATGTTGTTTCCCATACAGGAATTCGAACAGAAAATCACTCAAAAACCCATGCCAAGTTTGCAAAGAAGGGCCTGGCAGCGAGGCTTAACTTCAGCACTG AGTTCAAGTTTGAGAAGCTGAAGCTGCCGGGAAGACTGAACACACTCTGGTTTTATAGCATTCAGGGACTTTTTAGAGTGGCATTTGAATTGTACAGCAGAGAAGAGCAGCTGGCAGTCATTGAAAGTCTTCAG GAGCTGTGGAAATCCCGCCTTAAAGATGAGCCTTTAAATGAATGTTACAACCTAAATATCTGCCTGGAAAGTAACAAGTGTGTAATGCCAGAATGTAATTCAGCCGAGGAACCTGAAATCCATGGAAAACTATCAGTCCCTGCTTCTCAGAAAGTAAGAGAGATTCCTAATGTCCCCTGCTGTTTGTCAGAGCACAACTACTGCAAGACTAGTCAAGAAGGATCTAACTCGCATCTATCACAGGATACAGTGGGCAATGGCCTGCTGATCCAGAGGCTTTCATCTCTCTTAGGCGTGTGTTCTAGCTCAAAGATTAACCTAGAGACTCAGCTGATGAAGACCACACTGGCTTTGTTGGATGTTGTAGGACAAGTATTCAGTGGACACAACTACTTAGATAAGATGGTTAATAGCGTTCTGGATCTCGTAGAAGCTGTAAGTCACCTACAGGACAAAGACAATCCACAGAAGGAAACCTGCAATGTGTATGACAACCATTTTCTGCTGGAGGTCAGCAGCTGGTTAGGAAACCGATTTCACAGCGAGAATGACTGTATCAGTCAACAGGTAGAGGAGTTTAAGAGGAAACATATTGATCGCATTTCAGACTTGCCCCCTTCTGAAGAGTTAGTAGCTGCTTTATTTCCCAATGCCATGAAAGTTTTATTACTCAAATGGATGGGACTATTTGATGAGGCATCAGTATCCAGACTTCAGAGTGAATATCCAATTTTACTGCTTATTTTGGAGTTTGCAAATCACAACCTTATCACAGGAGTGTCTCACGTTCTCTATTCTTCCTTAATATGTAAATAG